The Amblyomma americanum isolate KBUSLIRL-KWMA chromosome 5, ASM5285725v1, whole genome shotgun sequence genome window below encodes:
- the LOC144132317 gene encoding uncharacterized protein LOC144132317: protein MQTSDDRALTTSTAAELKDRFSLDIPVLLDGHSISALVDTGAEFSIISGKLAVLLKKATTPCSGVQIRTAGGHIITPLGQCTARVQISDSTFIVSCLVLRDCSRGLILGVDFLRENGAVIDLRHRTVTFSTAKAHDTSDVRQRSSALRISIESALIPTRSSVIASVESNDGLRAGPAVAEGNLSLLLTHGICMARSVVHLHDGRSELLIANFTSEPRHLFRATVVAWADQLADVIECFASEAMHHPGTSLDRIDINSRLSATQSTTPPRKRSASLSSGPRNFGLISMVVKVVTDHYSLCWLTNLQDTSGRLARWSLCLQEFDYTIAYKSGCKHEDADTLSRTPVEQADDSAEDDNRFLGVISSSDLVAKQRADAGLRSVMHHLEGHASNVPRHFFPPLVLFLNSQWRTVQEKLQQR, encoded by the coding sequence atgcagacatccgatgacagagctttgacgacgtcgacagcagctgaactaaaggaccgcttctccctcgacatacccgtgcttctcgatggtcacagcattagcgcgttggtggacacaggagcggagttttcaattatcagtggcaaattggcagTGCTTCTAAAGAAAGCTACAACtccttgctctggcgtgcagatccggacggcggggggtcatatcattactccgcttggGCAGTGCACGGCTAGagtccagatcagcgactcgacgttcatagttagctgcctggtgctccgcgactgttcCCGTGGCCTGATTctgggcgtagattttctccgtgagaatggtgctgttattgacctgcggcacagaaccgttacgttttcgacagcgAAAGCCCACGACACCTCCGACGTTCGGcaacgcagctccgcccttcgtatttccaTTGAAAGTGCCTTGATCCCGACGCGCTCCAGTGTTATTGCAAGCGTCGAATCCAATGATGGGCTACGTGCtggacctgcagtcgccgagggcaacctttccttgctgctgacacatggcatttgcATGGCCCGAAGTGTTGTCCACCTCCATGATGGTCGGTCGGAACTCCTGATTGCTAATTTTACGAGCGAACCTCGTCACCTTTTTCGAGCTACTGTTgtcgcgtgggccgaccaattggccgatgttattgagtgctttgcgtccgaggccatgCACCATCCGGGCACATCCTTGGATCGCATCGATATTAACTCCAGGCTCTCAGCAACTcaatcaactactccacctcggaaaaggagtgcctcgctgtcgtctgggccacgaaatttcggccttatatctatggtcgtcaaagtggtcaccgaccactattccttgtgctggcttaccaatctccAGGACAcatcaggccgcctagcacgctggagcctttgccttcaagaatttgattacacaattgcctataagtccggatgtaaacacgaagacgccgacacgctctcacgcacacccgtcgagcaagctgatgacagtgcagaggatgacaatcgtttcctaggtgtgatcagcagttcggacttagtggcaaagcagcgtgctgacgctggCCTGCGGTCTGTCATGCatcacctggagggccatgcttccaacgtacctcgacactttttcccgccacttgtcctctttttgaattcgcaatggcgtactgttcaagaaaaactccagcaacggtga
- the LOC144132318 gene encoding uncharacterized protein LOC144132318 yields the protein MASLSPARLFSSPASTSKTSPVRLFSKVKSPKFSKDCKAVIVNVYASIRKLHPEKTVRDVLAIVGEMTGVSPRTVVRFKKEGLSGGVKSPQKRPKRMAISSSRSVKYDSFTVNAIRLKLHRMYAERQIPTLDSILHEVNGDDDLPDMSKATLWRLLKEMGFKFEKRKRTLALIERSDIVAWRRRYLRAIKAFRSQGRCIVYLDETWVNAGHTRQHVWKDSTVKSSQDAFLRGLTTGLPAPSGKGGRLILIHAGSSLTGFVSGAADFFRAKKGASADYHSEMDGKYFEEWFSSKLLPNIPNSSIIVMDNAPYHSVALEKPPTTSTRKIEIQAWLTRKGISWSTDMVRAELLDLCKRTTSGHTVYAIDTLAAKHGHEVLRLPPYHCEFNPIEQVWSMVKGFVAKRNKAFTLAEVEELLPQALAHVSKEDWQKFCAHAERIEDETWERDIIFDDEVDPVVFAIGSSSSSSEESSSELSGIEELE from the exons tgatagttaatgtctacgcaagcataaggaagctccaccccgagaagactgtgcgtgacgttctcgcaattgtgggcgagatgaccggagtgagccctcggacagttgtgaggtttaagaaagaaggtctttctggcggagtaaaatcaCCGCAAAAAAGACCGAAAAGGATGGCAATATCAAGCTCCCGCAGTGTGAAGTACGACAGCTTTACGGTCAACGCCATCCGGCTCAAGTTGCATCGTATGTATGCCGAAAGACAAATACCGACTTTGGACAGTATCCTGCATGAAGTAAACGGAGATGACGATTTGCCGGATATGAGCAAAGCCACCTTGTGGAGGTTGCTGAAAGAGATGGGCTTCAAGTTCGAAAAAAGGAAACGAACTCTCGCACTCATCGAGCGATCCGACATAGTAGCCTGGCGGCGCCGGTATCTCAGAGCTATCAAAGCATTCCGGAGCCAAGGGAG GTGCATCGTATACCTCGATGAGACTTGGGTCAATGCTGGCCACACCAGGCAACATGTGTGGAAGGACAGCACTGTCAAGTCATCGCAAGATGCCTTTCTTAGGGGCCTGACTACAGGTCTGCCAGCGCCATCGGGGAAAGGAGGCCGCCTGATCCTCATTCATGCAGGCAGTAGCCTCACAGGCTTTGTGAGCGGTGCTGCCGACTTCTTCAGAGCCAAGAAGGGCGCTTCAGCTGATTACCACTCCGAGATGGACGGCAAGTACTTCGAGGAGTGGTTTTCAAGCAAACTGCTGCCAAACATTCCTAACAGCAGCATTATTGTTATGGATAATGCCCCTTACCATAGTGTTGCGCTCGAAAAGCCACCAACGACATCAACTCGGAAGATTGAAATCCAGGCATGGCTCACAAGGAAGGGTATATCCTGGTCAACAGACATGGTACGAGCTGAGTTGCTCGATTTGTGCAAAAGAACGACGAGCGGACACACTGTGTATGCGATCGACACACTTGCCGCAAAACATGGCCACGAAGTGTTGCGTCTGCCTCCGTACCATTGCGAGTTTAATCCGATTGAGCAGGTGTGGAGCATGGTGAAAGGATTcgtagcaaaaagaaacaaagctttcACATTGGCTGAAGTCGAGGAGCTTCTGCCTCAGGCTTTGGCACATGTGTCAAAGGAAGactggcaaaaattttgtgcacATGCTGAGCGCATTGAGGATGAAACCTGGGAAAGGGATATAATTTTCGATGATGAAGTTGACCCAGTAGTTTTCGCCATTGGCAGTTCAAGCAGCTCGTCTGAAGAGTCCAGCTCTGAATTGAGTGGCATTGAGGAGCTGGAATAA